The nucleotide sequence cccCCCACCCTGTACATGTATAGGTTTGAGAGAGCTTCACGCTTATTGGGTGAGAGCACAAGAGGACAACAACAACATCCAAGAGGGAGCGTGGAAGCAGCGATGGAAGAAGAGAGAGCAACCAAAGAAGTGGTGCAAAAACTGCACTATCGCACAATCCGGCCAGATGACCGGACAGGTAGTGTGGCTGTGTGCAGAATTTGAGAAAAGCCCATGTATCTTTACCCTTTCACTTGCCCCTTCatgccttggacctatatatatccCTCCATCTCATCCATTTTAGGGTTAGCTAAGATTAAAACTCCAACCATATAGCTTTGCTCATGTAGCTCCCCTTGTGGGATTACTCCTTCATGGAGATTGCTCCTCTCATGGAGATGAAGACCTCCTCTTGAGGGGATGACTCCATAGGAGTACAAAGACCCCATTGGTGGGGTAGATTCCTTCATGAAATTCACGCCCTCCTTGTCCTAGGACTTGGGAAAGAACTACCTTTGTGTCTTACTTTCCTTCGTTGTTGTTGAATGCTTGAGATTCATCACTTGGCTTGTGATTTGAGGGATACTTGGTGGATCTTGTCCAATTTGTGTTATCTCTTGTATTTTCTTGTGAATTTCCCCCGTGTTCTTCGTGAATCCACCCTAAATCCACCTCCAATTCATGAAGATCGGACAAACTAGGGCTTGGTCCtacattagagagagagagagagatcctatGGGTTCTTGAGTGCTTTTGATTGAAGATCTTTTCAAGTGTTCGTCCGCGTGACTGTTTTGCTTGTTACTCTTGGGAGGGTGTGCACCTCCTAGATGATTAGAATTCACTTGAGAACCTCCAAGCTTTGTGTGAAGGAATCAATAGTTTGTACAATGTACGGATATCACCTCCATGGAAGACCAACCATGAATGAGGAGGCTTCTTCATGAAAGCAGAATAGGTGGGCATGCATTTTGTGGGCGATGGTGTCGAGACCTGTGTGGTTTTAGAACCTTTGTGGTTCAAACCTCCCACTCACGAGTAGGATAACACCAATATCCAAACCTCGGATACAATATCAAGTCAACCCGTGTTTGCATCCTTCTATCAACTTCATAATTGTCTTGCAAGATTTATTGTCGCTTTTGCACTCTTTGATTGCCTGCACGTGCAGGATTTCCTAAGGGCCAACTAGGAAAGCCTAAAACTTGAAGTACACATATTTATAGGACtatatccaccaccaccaccacccctgaGTGTCTATTCAATTGACCtcgatatcctttcactgctcttcCTGAGACGATTTTCCTGATGCTATTATTCATCCAAAATGGCAACATGTGATGctgcaggagcatggtcgtgacatTTGCTATTATGGCCCACATGACAATTGTTCACACCTTTCTTGCTGTGGCTTTTGTTCGCAAACCAGTATGTCTCTCAacttgatgtcaagaatgccttaatggtgagttgcgtgaggaggtctGCATGCAACCACCACTTCAGTATTTTGTTCTTGATGGCATGGCAtgccgtcttcgtcgctctctataGTCTTAAGCAAGCCCATCATGCCTGGTTTGAGCGGTTCACCTCAGTGGTCATTGTTGCTGGTTTTTCACTGAGTGGTCATGATCCTACCTCTCTCTATCCGCCTTTCGTCCCGTTGTCGGGCGCTTCTTCTATATGTTGATAACATGATAATGAATGGCGGCGAGCTTTGTGAAGGCTAGTGTAGTTTCTTATGTCTGGTCTTTATCATCTTCGCTACTTCCTCAGGATTGAGGTTTCTACCTCATATGGCTTCTTAATATACCAAGAGAAGTACATTCAGGATGTTGCCCGTGCTGCTCCTATGATGAGTGTAGAATTCGATGGAGCTTAAGGTCCATCTCAGAGCTTCTGATGGTGCACCTTTTGTCTAATCCGGCGCGCTATCAACATCTTTGTTGGTAGTCTAGTCTCCACTAtgtgagtcagtttgtctctgctcccactcAAGTTTACTACAGGTTCACTACAGCCGCCTTCAGGTTCAACGAGATCTTCATGGGACTATCTCTCACCGTCTTTTCTTTCCACGCTCCGATTCATTACAACTTCAGGCCTACTCGGATGCTGCTTGGGCTAGAGATCTTTCAGATCATTCATCGGTCATGTTATGCTTACTTTGCCTTTCCTGGTAGATCTTTCAATGCCTGAAAGAGAAAGAAACAAACTACAGTTCCCTATTCAAAGGCAGAGGCTAAGTTGTGAGGTATAGCTCTTTCGTCAACAGTCGTGACTTGGCTAGAGTGGTTGCTTAAGGATTTTGGTATTTCTATCACTACACTAGCTCCTGCTCCTCTTTTGTCATACAATACAGGTCCTATGAACCATGAGCTCACCAAGTTAGTGTCGATGCTTATTGGGTGATTGCTCTGAAGTATGTGCCTTTGAAGTCGTAGTCAACGGATTTCTTCACGAAGCATGTTAGTGTCCAAACTCAATGCTGTTGATTAACCATGAGTTGTGGGGGTATTGAGTTATATATACTTTTGCGTATTGGCCGTGTATTATGCCCATTCCATAAGATCTTTTTTGCATACTACCACTGTTATGACCGGTTTACAATACAACCGGAGGAGGTCCGCTGGGCAGTAGATTAagggcttggcccacaagttatcttaggctagtCGTTTTCAGGTTATAAATATTAGATTGTAAGATAccttttggaattaagcaataaagatagttctatcctattgcccggctccagaggagccagaaaccctagccgcaccttgccctagccgcgccgccctcttcttcctcgcgacggcgcccacgcgccggagccgccgccctcgcccccaaCCCTCGCTGTTCTGCCCGTATAACCTACGGAGTAGAGCCGGTAGAAACCCTAgccctaccaatttggtatcaggtaaCCGGGTTTCGACCATGTCTCCGCCaattccaccgccaccaccaccgctgcccgccaactcctccaccaccgccgcctctgCCCCGGGCGTTACGGCCTCGCTCTCGGCGGGCACCACGGCGTCGCTCTCAGCGCCGGCCCTAACGGCACCCGGCACCACGCCGGGCCAAGGGCAGCCACCGGCCCCCGTCCAACactcgccgccgccgtcacctcccCCGCAGCCGCAACAGTTCACGCCGGAGGCCATGGCGGGCGTCCTCAACGACCTCGTCACCGCGGTTCAAGGGATCCGCCTCTACCTGGCAGGTCCGTACGGGCCGCCCCCACCACTCCATCCAGCCATGGCCGCGGGTCAGCAGGCGCTTCCGTGGTACTCGGCACCGGGGGCCATCACCGGAGGCTACCCGGCGCTTCCCGCCTCAGCGGCCGCACCGCCGCCTTGGCCGCAGTGGCCGCCGCAGATCGCGCCGGCAGCCCCGCCACTCGTCGCCACCACGGGGCCGCAATGGCCCACCTGGACCGCGTCGTCCTCCGTCACGCCCTACCTTCCAGCGGCCTTGGAGCAGGGTCCTCCACCGGCCCCGCCCAGCCCTAACCTGGGCAGGTCTTCGCCGAGCGGGCTCCCAATACAAGAGGTCCGCTTTCCGCCGTCCCCATCGCCACTCCCCGGCTGGCTCAACGGGCAGCCATCGGCCTACCCGGAGGCCCGTCCACCGTCCGGTTTTCCGCTGCAGCCCGCGGTGTCGGGCGCCGCTGGGAACTACGCCGGGCCTTCCACCATGGCCTGTGCGCCATCATCCGCCCTCCGCACCGCCAAGGCAGTGGGCCAGGGCACGCCACACCAGCAGCCGCCccggttcgccaagatcgacttcgccacgTACGACGGCTCCGACGACCCacttaactggctcaaccagtgtgaccAATTCTTTCGCGGCCAGCGCACGCCCGTGTCGGAATGGACCTGGCTAGCATCCTACCATCTCCGTGGGGCCgcccagacatggtactacgccctcgaacaggacgagggcggcatgcccccgtGGGATCGTTTCCGAGAGCTGTGCCTTCTTCGTTTTGGGCCACCGGTACGCGGGAGCCGCTTGGCCGAGTTGGGCCGTCTGTcgttcacctccacggtgcaggacttcgccgatcgcttccaggccctggcgtgccacgcaCCCGGTGTGACGGCCTTACAACGGGCGGAACTTTTCATTGGCGGTCTCCCcgaccacatccgcgtggacgtcgagatgaaggggccccaagaccttcagacggccatgtactatgccCGGGCGTTCGAGCAGCGCGCCCAGGCCGTGACGCGTCCATCTGCGCCACGTGGGGGCCGACAGCTTCCCTGGCCGTCTCCGGCGGCACCGGCGTCCCCTGCAGCCGTTCCGGCAGCCGCCCCAGCACCGACGCGGCCATTCAGGCGCCTCACCCAGGCGGAACAGTTGGAACGCCGACGACTGGGCTTGTGCTTCAACTGTGATGCGCCCTATGCACCAGGTCATGTCTGTCCCcgcctcttctacttggagacggcagacgagtctgaggaggagccaCTGGAGGATGGCCTCGGCGCCCCAGCCCTTGCGGAGCCCGCAGCGGCACCCGCGcccgcctcggccaccgcccttgtGGTGTCCCTACACGCGCTGGCCGGCATCCGTGATGAACGGACGATGCTCTTACCGGTCATGATCCAGGGTGAGCGCCTGGTGGCCCTAATGGACACAGGGTCCACACATAACTTCCTGCCGGAGACCACCATGCGGCGCCTGGCATTACAGCCGACCGGCGGTGAACAGTTGCGAGTCACCGTCGCTAATGGTGACCGTCTCCGCTGCCACGGGCTCGCCCGCGACGTGCCCATCACTATTGGCGACGAGCAATTCTCCATCACCTGCGCCGGCatcgacttgggctgcttcgacttcatcctcggcgtcgACTTCTTGCGCACTCTTGGTCCTATTCTCTGGGATTTCGACGCGCTGACGATGACCTTCTGGCGGTTAGGCCGCCGCATTCGGTGGGCCGGCATTGGGGGTGCCGCACCCACCACTCCACTCCAGCTCGCCGCGACCACGGCCACGGCCGAGCACCCACTATTGGAGAGCCTCCTACAGCAGCACGGCGACATCTTCACCGAGCCACAGGGGCTGCCGCCCGCCCACGCGTACGATCACCGTATACATCTTCTGCCAGGCTCTGCACCGGTGGCGGTACGGCCTTACCGCTATCCGCAGTTGCAGAAGGATGAGTTGGAGCGGCAGTGTGCACTCATGCTCGCGGCGGGCATCATCCGGCTATCCACTTCGCTGTTTACCGCACCGGTGCTTCTCGTCCGCAAGTCAGACGGCACATGGCGTTTTTGCATCGACTACCGTGCCCTTAATGCTGTCACACTCAAGGATAAGTTCCCTATTCCGGTGGTTGACGAGCTCTTCGATGAGCTCCAcggggcgcgcttcttcaccaaaCTCGACCTCCGGTCGGGGTACCACCAGGTGCGCATGCACCCTGATGACACCGCCAAGACGGCGTTTCGGACTCATcacggccacttcgagttcttagtgatgccctttggcctcaccaacgccccggcAACTTTCCAGGCTCTGATGAACGACGTCCTCCGACCCTACTTACGCcggtttgtgctcgttttctttgatgatattctggtctacagtgcatcttgggcagagcacctacagcacgtcgccatcgtcttcaacgagcttcgggcgcaccatctccatcttaagcgctcgaagtgctcgttcgggacgcCTTCGGTGGCCTACTTGGGCCACGTCATCTCGGCCAACGGGGTCGctatggacgccgacaaggtggcCGCCGTCGCTGCCTGGCCGACGCCCCAGTCTCCGCGGGCTCTTCGCAGGTTTCTCGGCCTTGCGGGCTACTACCGGAAGTTCATCCGGGAGTTTGGTGTCATCGCTTCTCCATTCACGCGCTTGTTGCGCCGCGACGCGTTCGCCTGGGATGCGGAGGCGACGACAGCcttcgaggccctcaagggggccctcacgacgggGCCCGTTCTTCAGATGCCGGACTTCGACCAGCCGTTCGTTGTGGACTGTGACGCCTCAGGTGTGGGGTTCGGCGCTGTGCTTCATCAGGGCGACGGGCCTCTTGCTTTCTTCAGCCGGCCCTTCGCCCCGCGCTATCTCAAGCTTGCGGCGTACGAGCGGGAGCTCATTGGCTTGGTGCAGGCTGTGCGCCATTGGCGGCCCTATCTGTGGGGCCGGTCTTTTCAGATTCGCACGGACCACTACAGCCTCAAGTTCTTGCTGGATCAGAGGCTCTCCACCGTGCCCCAACATCAATGGATTAGCAAGCTCTTCGGCTTCGATTTCTCCGTCGAGTATCGCCCGGGTCGTCTTAACACCGTGGCCGATGCCTTATCCCACCGCGATGCCGACCTCGACTCCGTCACCGGTGACTCCGAGGGGCAGGCACTCTGCATCCGCTCAGGGCCGACTTTCGGCCTCTTCGACGACATTCGCCGGGCCACCACGACCGCCGCCGATGCGGTTCTCCTGCAGCAGCAGCTCGCGGCCGGCGACCTGGAGGAGCCATGGCGCCTCTCCGACAGCCTGCTGGTCCATGGGCGTCGTGTCTTCGTTCCCGCTCATGATGATCTCCGTCACCAGGTCTTGCTGCTAGCCCACTCGGCTGGCCATGAGGGTGTGCAGAAAACCCTCCATCGTCTCCGTGCCGACTTCTACATTCCTGGTGATCGTGCCCTCGTTCGCGATTAGGTGCGCTCTTGTGCGACGTGTCAGCGCAATAAGACGGAGACGCTACGGCCAGTTGGTCTTCTTCAACCCCTGGATGTGCCTTCTCAGGTTTGGGCTgatatctccatggacttcatcgaggggcTTCCCAAGGTGGGAGGCAAGTCGGTCATTctcacggtggtcgaccgcttTTCTAAATATGCTCACTTCATCGCGCTGGGGCATCCTTACACCGCCGCGTCCGTGGCTCGTGCCTTCTTCGACGGTATTGTCCGTCTGCATGGATTTCCTGCTTCGATCGTCAGTGATTGCGACACGGTGTTCACAGGCCATGTCTGGCGCGATCTCTTCAGGATGGCGGGCGTTAAGCTCCGCTTCAGCACGACCTTCCACCCCCAGACGGACGGCCAATCAGAGGTGGTTAACAAGGTGATCGCCATGTATTTACGCTGTGTTACAGGTGATCGGCCTCGTGCTTGGGTGGATTGGCTCGcatgggcggagtactgctacaacacctcctaCCACTCTGCCCTGCGTGCGACACCATTTGAGGTGGTCTACGGGCGGCCACCTTCGCCGATCTTGCCGGTGGACCCGGCTACGGCGAGGACGGAGGCCGCGGGCGACCTTATTTGCACCCGTGACGAGATGCTTGCGGAGGTCCGTCAGCGTCTCCTTCAGGCTCAGCAGCTGGCGCAACATTACTACAACAACCACcatcgcgaggcggagttcgcggtgggtgATTGGGTGTGGCTGCGTCTTCTTCACCGCTCTACGCAATCACTCGACCCGCGCGCGAAGCGCAAGCTCGGGCCTCGCTACGTGGGACCCTTCGCCATCTTGGAGCGCATTGGGCAGGTGGCCTATCGTCTTCAGCTGCCGGCCGGCGCTCGCatccacgacgtgtttcatgtgggGCTGCTCAAGCCTTTTCATGGAGAGCCACCGGCGGCTCCACCAGCGTTTCCCCCGACCGTCAATGGACGTCTTCTTCCGGAGCCAGAGAAGGTGTTGAAGGCGCAACTTCGTCGCGGGGTATGGTTCATCTTGATCCAGTGACGGGTCTTCCTGTGTAGGAAGCTACTTGGGAGCCACGTGAGGATTTCCGCCAACACTATCcagactttcagctcgaggacgagctgtttgtgcaggcggggagagatgttatgaccggtttaCAATACAACCGGAGGAGGCCCGCTGGGTAGTAGATTAagggcttggcccacaagttatcttagacTAGTCGTTTTCAGGTTATAAATATTAGATTGTAAGATAccttttggaattaagcaataaagATAGTTCTATCCTATTACCCTGGCTccagaggagccggaaaccctagccgcaccttgccctagccgcgccgccctcttcttcctcgcgacgGCGCCCAcgtgccggagccgccgccctcgcccccaaCCCTCGCTGTTCTACCCGTATAACCTACAGAGTagagccggtaggaaccctagCCCTACCAACCACACATGTACATGTGTATATATCGGCCTATGGGCTCATGGATATATTTATCGCCCTATGGCCTCATGGATATTACATATATATAGCCTCAAGGaacacaagttgcatatttcctcaGTGTGAGCATTTAAATTGCTATAGAGCATAACAAGAAATGTGTGCAAAACAATAAGCCATCTCATATTAATGTTAAAAACACCAAGGCAACATAGTTATACAAACTTTTTCCCCTAGCAAAGATATTACTTTTTTGTAGTAGAACAATGTGAATTGCTTTCGGGAGAACCTTACAGATGCCGCCTGTTCCAATCCTAATTTAACTTGTTTCCTAGGTCAAAGCAAACATGGTACAACAGGACCAAGTAAAATGGCGACATTCTTCTGAAAGTGAGTTTAATACCTCTATCTAGATTCTAGAAGAGTGTCACATGATTTCATCTGTCTGGCTCTGTTTGGCATGGCAGTGGATTATGATGCTGTTCGCCTGACTAGATTTTTCCTATTCAGCTGTTTGACCAACCatcttttttgaaaagaaaaaaaaactgccTGACTAACCAAATTTTGCCTATTTCCCGCACCTACTTTCTCACAGTAGATTATACTATAAAGTTCAGCACAACATGGTTCATCAACCGCAAATTGGGCCTTAGTCAAAATAAGTGCCGCACCACACCTACTTTCTGATTGTACAATTAGAGAGCGACAATACAATGTCTCTTTCTTAACACCACATTAAAGAGTACAAattcagaggggggggggggccaaTACCACTTCTttttcttgtgtatatctggtggtCGCTTCCTGAAACCGTGCCAAAGCCTGCATAGCCATTTCATTCTGTCAATGTTACCTTGAAATGCAAAAGAACACCTAATATTATGCTATATTTATTATCACATAACAAAGAGGGAACGAAAATATTCTGACGGACTTTTCTGTACTCAGTTTCGAATTGACGCAGATCAGTTCTTTTCTCCAGAATTTTAGCCTCTATTTCTTTTAGCCTCTCTGTTGTGTCTTCGTAACTCTTTGCGCACATTGCTTCAATTGTATAGCTGGCTGGCTTGAAAAAATTGTCACCTGAACATATCAATTAGGATAGCTCAGAACAGAGAAATGTCATAGATATAAACAGAGAAATAAAGAATGCGTACCATATACAGCAAATATATGAGTTCCAGGTTTAAGTGTCGAGACTTCGCAAGGTTGGAGACCTTCCAATCTTTTAAAGAATGCAGCCTCAGGATCTTTAGCCATTGCCAACTGTAGTACGAAAGCGACTCTGCAAATTAGTTACAAGGAGCATAAAGACTAAAGCCACTAGATGCATCATACATACCGCATTCACTGTCGAGTCCATACGGTAGACTTGAAAATGCAGGAAATACATGCCTGCAGATGTCACCTTGCCAGTCTTCTGACTATCTTCCTGCAGAGAATAAATGATATGTTATTAAACACAACGACACAACCCCTAGCCAGAGTTTCCCAACAGCCTTAATGATATGAGTGTAATTTGAGCAAGCAAATATTGAGTGGCTAAGAAGCTTGACTGATAAATGGGAGATAGAGATGTAACAGGAAACGATATGAAGCATTCCCCAAGGAAACGTAGAAAATCTTATGTTTTAAACAAGATGAGGAATATTGTATATTCAAGATAAGGGAGTAAACAAGGTGTCTGGGTTTGGTTGGCAAATTAATAACATGATAAAAGTTGGTTTGGATGGTGGCACTTGCTTTTTTAGCACACCTACATCTTAAAAGTTGGACTGGTGAATATGGTGGAAATTTAAGCTCTCCAAACTCTTACTCAAGGTTAATACACCATGCACAGCAGGTATAATAATAAGGATTACACTATTAAGCCATTGGAATATAATCCATGGCATGCCATTGCCAAATAATGACAACCAGGAAATggaataaagcaggacatacctgTAGAGCTAGTCCATAGCCTCCGTTGACTTCTTGTTCGAAGAAAAGAAGCTGTAGACAATATTGGAAAATTAAGAGTGAATAGTATCTCAATACTCGCACGGAAAACAACAAGCAAAGCTTCAATGCAAGTGAAAATGAAGAAAGAATCAAACTCGTACCTTAAATTTACTTTGTGCAACTGAAGTGGCTCTAACTACTATTCCTGAATGAGCTTGCTCTTCACTTATTGTCACACCAAAGAAATGAGCAGATTGCTTTTCAacctacacacacaaaaatgaCATTTTACAACCCTCCCGTATAACTAATACCACAAGAATGGCAGCAGTAGAACCTTTCCCATAGCTGATGTCCCAACTGGGAGTGGTCTCACTGTCACTGTTCCATTCATAGCTTCTTCAAGAACAGTAGGAGATACCGTCGTCTTGATAGGAACCCCGAGCTTGCTAAAAGTAGTATAAGAGAGCAGGTAATTAGGAATCTTCAATCATCACTGAAGAATAATTCTCACTGTATTCTGCAATCACCTGAAAAGTGCAGCAAACATTGTGTTCACAGTTCCAAGATTGGACAAATCAATCTCCATATCCATTCCTTCATTTTCCAACGCCTGAGAAATAAAATACAACAAGAGATGTAacctatactccctccgtctcagtaTATAAGCAAAAGCCTAAATGGACCTGTGACAAAAAAGCAGTATTTTGCAAGACAAATACAACAATATTATTCTTATATGCCCAATCCATATAGTTCCTCACATATAAGTGGTCAAAGTTTAAAATGTCCGATCGCACACAACATAATATGCCCTATATTTTGGGACATAACAAGTACTACCTCTGTTCActtatataagacgttttagacattCAGACACTGTTCAAAATAGTACAAAGCAAGCTGTCTGAAACGTCTTATAAAAACTAACGGAGGGagtaaatcttattttctccatcAAATAAGAGATATATTCAGATGCTAAATATCTGAGATTTAGCAAACACACCTTcacaaaataataagtaaataagCATCAGTGTCAAATTCTATTTCTGTAATCCTGCATTAGTTCATTTTAATGATGTCACCCTGAGTCTCAACTTGTCTAAGGAAAATCAGAGGCTCTAATCTTGCATAATTATCCAAAAATAAAAATTTAGTCAGATAGTTATAGTTCAATAGTGAAAATGCTTCCTTGCTGGTCGATAGAGGCTCTCATTGCACCTTCAGCAATTTTGATGGATCACCAGACGTTTCTCTACAACGCAACACCCAGTATTTGAGTAACCAGACCACACAGATTCATCTTGTTACAGCATAAATGGATTAAATGTCCGGTCACATAATAAAAAATAGACAGTCAGGGTGCGTTTGGTAGCAAAagtatttttgtagttttctagGAATACGGTGTTGCCAAACTAGGCCTCAACACCATGCTGATTGTAGACATAGCCCAGTCAGAAATCACATTTAAATGATGGATCTCTGGTTGTTTGGAAATTGCAGTATCACTGAAGAGCCAGCCCTACATAGTTAGAAGGTAGGCCAGGGGTTTCTTCCTACAGTCAACCAAGTACAATGCTACCAAAGGGCCAATTTTTCATCTCTAATAAATATTTCTGGTGTAGCTCTAGAAAAATATGCAGTAATAGTAGAGTTAAAGAAAAGAAAAGATTGCTAACCTCAATATATTAGACAAAGGAGTTCAATTACACGAAATGCTGGAGGACAACTCAAGAATAATCTTGATCTCAATAAAGCAAATAAACCCAACTTTGAAGTATTGAGGATAAACCCAGTAATCAAACAGGTATTTCAGTATCTAGATTTTTGCCAAACTCCATATTATGAGAAAAGGTGATACAATGCAGAACCATTACAGTTAAAATAAAATATGCACAGACGGAAAAATGCTATTCGAATGTAGTCTGGTGCATTCGGCGTGAGAACAGCACCTCAAAACCAGCAGTGTCATATTGCCTCCGTTTCTCAGGATCTGACAAGATACTGTACGAATATGCAACTTCTTTGAACAGCTCTGATGCTTCTGGGTTGCTAGCATTTTTGTCCGGGTGATACCTGTCAAATATAATAGTAACTATGAAAATCATCCAAGCATCTATGGCAATCAAGTCTTAATTTTGTGGTAACAGTGAAAAAACTAAAAGAGTATGCAAAAAGTGAGGATGCCAAATAGATGACAAGCATAAGGAAAGATTTGTTAGCATCCCAGGATTTCTATCGTCCCTTGAATTTACCATGAAACTTGAGATTACACGACTATATAAAGAACGTACTACATAAAAAAGGGTTAAATGAGATGTCCCAGAGACAACACATAAGGCCATATATGAATCTACGAAACATATGGTTTTACATAAAATCCTTTGCAGTGCATCCATAACATTGTGGTCGCTATGTGTCCTTATGTTTCCTTGTAAATAAAAGCAAACGGAAACTACAATATCATTATTGTAGTGCATTTCCACGTTGACATAAACTTCACCAATCAGCAACGGTCAGCATTGGATGACACAAGTTTAGTGATTCTCAGAAAATGCTTCTTTCTGCCTGCTGTATGAAGCAACATGCTGAACAAGTAACTTGTGTAAAAGTATCCCTTCACTAAAGAGAAGAGAGCCTCTATTTCCAGGCACGGATTATTTTTTAATATGAACTGAACCACCGTCATGTCTCGTCGTCATAACATAATCAGACAAGAACCAGGCAATTTCGTTAATGACAAATGAAGCCGCGTCTTCTGCATAGCACAATCTAAACAGCACGACCAAGAATGAACTGGGAACCAGAGGGCTGAGCACGAACTTGAGCGCGAGCTTGCGGTAGGCGGACTTGATCTCCTGGTCGGAGGAGTCTCTTGATACGGAGAGCACCTCATACGGGTCCCGCCGGAGCGCTGGCGCCGACGGCCCCTCCATCTTCCCCGAGGATGCCATCAGGGAGCAATACCCTAACACACAGAACAACAAATCACAAACCAAATCAGAGAAAGTCGGCGTGAGATCGTGGACCTCACCTGCGCGAGGATGCGGCCAGATCTCGCCGCCTCCTAAGAAAAGATACGGGACGGCAAGACGAGGAGACAGGGGCAAAGAAGGACCGGTCGCAAGTGGGATTTCCGTTGCCTTGATTTTTTTTTTTCTGATTTCATTAACTATTAAAATTAAACTAGAAAAAAGTGAACCTAGGGTCTTCCACAGCAATTTGACAATCCAAACCGTCTGATTTGTTCAATCAAAAGTGGACGACGGTTCACCTCATTTGGGTCGCCGGTACACACGTCTATATGGTATCATTTTTTGAATCATGTTGACTAATAGTGACCCGCATAGGTAGGCCCAGAAAGAGGACACCCAATATTTAGGCACGTTGCTTTCCTCGTCTCTTTTCATCTTTATCATCGGCATGTGCGTTCCTCACAATCGCCATGCCACCATAAGAACGCAAGATAAGGGGAAGGATCCGTCGGCGG is from Triticum aestivum cultivar Chinese Spring chromosome 3A, IWGSC CS RefSeq v2.1, whole genome shotgun sequence and encodes:
- the LOC123061285 gene encoding chaperone protein dnaJ 15; the encoded protein is MASSGKMEGPSAPALRRDPYEVLSVSRDSSDQEIKSAYRKLALKYHPDKNASNPEASELFKEVAYSYSILSDPEKRRQYDTAGFEALENEGMDMEIDLSNLGTVNTMFAALFSKLGVPIKTTVSPTVLEEAMNGTVTVRPLPVGTSAMGKVEKQSAHFFGVTISEEQAHSGIVVRATSVAQSKFKLLFFEQEVNGGYGLALQEDSQKTGKVTSAGMYFLHFQVYRMDSTVNALAMAKDPEAAFFKRLEGLQPCEVSTLKPGTHIFAVYGDNFFKPASYTIEAMCAKSYEDTTERLKEIEAKILEKRTDLRQFETEYRKALARFQEATTRYTQEKEVVDDMLRERDDIHSSFTTERTITSSLGAGSSSSRYPVEQNKTESSENGNIDSRDKSSKKKWFNLNLNRSDKRA